In a genomic window of Halostella litorea:
- a CDS encoding lactate racemase domain-containing protein, which translates to MELPLGDGAVDVSLPDCDVTVADPPGGDAVDPREAAKRAVADPHGPPLADRVAPGDDVAVVVTDVTRATPDDALLDVLLAELKDGGVDRADVTVVIGLGLHRPMDDAEVRSALGEHADLAVNHDPDAAVEVGRVDGCPVELNPAVADANRVVSTGMVEPHQYAGFSGGAKTVVVGAGGEPIIRYTHGPDMLARDGVRLGRVAGNPFRETLDRAGDVAGVDFSLNVTHGPSGILDAAAGDHRAVVRELAASARDALSVPVAADYDAVVAGVGAPKDANLYQTTRAATYVALGDQNPLRDGGRIVVPAELPEGAGRGDGERRFHDRLSGASSAAELYDEMREGYGPGAQRAFVVARVLRDHDVYVTNSRSPGVVEECLMHARDSVEAAVEDGSDVLVVPDALNTLLVRP; encoded by the coding sequence ATGGAACTCCCGCTCGGGGACGGCGCGGTCGATGTCTCGCTCCCGGACTGCGACGTGACGGTCGCCGACCCGCCGGGCGGCGACGCAGTCGACCCCCGCGAGGCCGCGAAGCGCGCCGTTGCCGACCCCCACGGACCGCCGCTGGCCGACCGCGTCGCCCCCGGCGACGACGTGGCGGTCGTCGTGACGGACGTGACCCGCGCGACGCCGGACGACGCGCTGCTGGACGTCCTGCTGGCGGAACTCAAGGATGGCGGCGTCGACCGTGCGGACGTGACCGTCGTGATCGGCCTCGGCCTCCACCGCCCCATGGACGACGCCGAGGTCCGGTCGGCGCTCGGCGAGCACGCGGACCTCGCGGTGAACCACGACCCCGACGCCGCCGTGGAGGTCGGCCGCGTCGACGGCTGCCCGGTCGAACTCAACCCGGCGGTCGCCGACGCCAACCGCGTCGTCTCGACGGGCATGGTCGAACCCCACCAGTACGCCGGCTTCTCCGGCGGCGCGAAGACCGTCGTCGTCGGCGCGGGCGGCGAGCCGATCATCCGGTACACGCACGGCCCCGACATGCTCGCCCGCGACGGCGTCCGCCTCGGCCGCGTCGCCGGCAACCCGTTCCGCGAGACGCTGGACCGGGCGGGCGACGTGGCCGGCGTCGACTTCTCCCTGAACGTCACGCACGGACCCAGCGGGATCCTGGACGCCGCGGCGGGCGACCACCGCGCCGTCGTCCGCGAACTCGCGGCGTCGGCGCGCGACGCGCTGTCCGTCCCCGTCGCGGCCGACTACGACGCCGTCGTCGCGGGCGTCGGCGCGCCGAAGGACGCGAACCTCTACCAGACGACGCGGGCCGCGACGTACGTCGCGCTCGGCGACCAGAACCCGCTCCGCGACGGCGGCCGGATCGTCGTGCCGGCAGAACTGCCGGAGGGCGCGGGACGGGGGGACGGCGAGCGCCGGTTCCACGACCGCCTCTCGGGCGCGTCGAGCGCCGCCGAACTGTACGACGAGATGCGCGAGGGGTACGGCCCCGGCGCGCAGCGGGCGTTCGTCGTGGCCCGAGTGCTGCGGGACCACGACGTGTACGTGACCAACAGCCGGTCTCCCGGCGTCGTCGAGGAGTGCCTGATGCACGCCCGCGACTCCGTCGAGGCCGCTGTCGAGGACGGGAGCGACGTGCTCGTCGTGCCGGACGCGCTGAACACGCTGCTGGTGCGACCCTAG
- a CDS encoding beta-class carbonic anhydrase, which translates to MAHHTHGDDGHEDHEGPVHERVDADVDALDDWARRRRKGIPTDENLLVVACMDERIPVEDVLGLDLGDAQIYRNAGGKVTDDVIRSAALTTNFFDTDEIIVVNHTDCGMMSASDEAVTEGLEAQAGDIDDADLDPSLPELNVGDASVADWVKMTDDIDEACAAQVEYLRDSDLIPDDVTVSGYVYEVESGHLRRPGERIAEQVNQRVEE; encoded by the coding sequence ATGGCACACCACACACACGGCGACGACGGCCACGAGGACCACGAGGGACCGGTCCACGAGCGCGTGGACGCGGACGTCGACGCGCTCGACGACTGGGCGCGGCGGCGACGCAAGGGCATCCCGACGGACGAGAACCTGCTCGTCGTCGCGTGCATGGACGAGCGCATCCCCGTCGAGGACGTGCTGGGACTCGACCTCGGCGACGCCCAGATATACCGGAACGCGGGCGGGAAGGTCACCGACGACGTGATCCGCTCGGCCGCGCTGACGACGAACTTCTTCGACACCGACGAGATAATCGTCGTCAACCACACCGACTGCGGGATGATGAGCGCCTCGGACGAGGCGGTGACGGAGGGGCTTGAAGCGCAGGCCGGCGACATAGACGACGCCGACCTCGACCCCAGCCTGCCCGAACTGAACGTCGGCGACGCGAGCGTCGCGGACTGGGTGAAGATGACCGACGACATCGACGAGGCCTGCGCGGCGCAGGTCGAGTACCTCCGGGATTCCGACCTGATCCCCGACGACGTGACCGTCTCCGGCTACGTGTACGAGGTCGAGAGCGGTCACCTCCGGCGGCCCGGCGAGCGGATCGCCGAGCAGGTCAACCAGCGCGTCGAGGAGTAG
- a CDS encoding ATP-dependent helicase gives MAPTGPPDGTDLPFDVDDASALPFDPAAATVSDGDVLARLTPVVREWWVEEFGEFVPENDGFFTPPQEGAIPLVDEGTNALIAAPTGSGKTLASFTAIIDELYRRERDAAAAEGDGGLDNSVYCLYVSPLKSLANDIHRNLEVPLEGIREVAERRGEDVGEIRHAIRHGDTSDADRQRMLEETPHILNTTPETLAILLNSPKFREKLRTVEYVIVDEIHSIAAGKRGTHLSVSLERLEALADGSPTRIGCSATIEPLDDVAEFLVGRADPGGDPRDYEIVDARFAREFDVELHCPTDDLINTPREVVQGRFYDELHDLIGEHTNTLVFTNTRSGAERVLQNLRERYDAYDEDNSGCHHGSLSKEARQGVEEDLKAGTLDVVTSSTSLELGIDMPHVDLVVQVGSPKSVAALLQRVGRAGHRVGQTVAGRVIALDRDELVECAVMLKKAEEGFVDSVSIPENAHDVAAQHVYGMAIAEIRPEAEVRGVLRRAYPYRDYGVDDWERLLRYLTADYDGLEEQNVYAKVWRDANDPPGGEYHYDEFDVGEPLMGKRGRLARVIYMTNIGTIPDSFTCDVFTRADNEWVGNLDENYLDTLEQGDVFVLGGQNFEFRYRRGSKVYVDRTSARPTVPSWFSERLPLSYDLGREILAFQGELVDRLESGGPPAVRRWLRDFPLDDDSVRAVARMFDQQVRYAGAESVSTDGRIAVEVEKDRDEYERRYYVHSGYGRRFNDGLSRLLAYRCAQAANANVSVAVADHGFSLSMPLNRKVDVAGILRDLSPDEVRPLLRESVDGTELLQRYFRINATRSLMILKRYKGYEKSAKEQQVSSEMLLGFAEDLEEFAVIEETYREILEDKLNVAAIEAVVGAVGAGEVAVTSRTVDSPTPRAFGLATLTASDVVLAEDESAALRAFHDRVVEAIGDDAGASAVAGEE, from the coding sequence ATGGCCCCGACCGGTCCGCCCGACGGCACGGACCTCCCGTTCGACGTTGACGACGCATCGGCGTTGCCGTTCGACCCGGCGGCGGCGACGGTCAGCGACGGCGACGTGCTGGCCCGGCTGACCCCCGTCGTCCGGGAGTGGTGGGTCGAGGAGTTCGGCGAGTTCGTCCCCGAGAACGACGGCTTCTTCACGCCGCCACAGGAGGGCGCGATCCCCCTCGTCGACGAGGGGACGAACGCGCTCATCGCCGCCCCGACGGGCAGCGGGAAGACCCTCGCCTCCTTCACCGCGATCATCGACGAACTCTACCGGCGGGAGCGCGACGCGGCGGCCGCCGAGGGCGACGGCGGCCTCGACAACTCCGTCTACTGCCTCTACGTCTCGCCGCTGAAGTCGCTGGCAAACGACATCCACCGGAACCTGGAGGTGCCCCTGGAGGGGATCCGCGAGGTCGCCGAGCGCCGCGGCGAGGACGTCGGCGAGATCCGCCACGCGATCCGCCACGGCGACACGAGCGACGCCGACCGCCAGCGGATGCTGGAGGAGACTCCCCACATCCTCAACACGACGCCGGAGACGCTTGCGATCCTGCTCAACTCCCCGAAGTTCCGCGAGAAGCTCCGGACCGTCGAGTACGTGATCGTCGACGAGATCCACTCTATCGCCGCCGGGAAGCGCGGCACCCACCTCTCGGTCAGCCTGGAGCGCCTCGAAGCGCTCGCCGACGGCTCGCCCACCCGGATCGGCTGCTCGGCGACGATCGAGCCGCTGGACGACGTGGCCGAGTTCCTCGTCGGGCGGGCCGACCCGGGCGGCGACCCGCGGGACTACGAGATAGTCGACGCGCGGTTCGCCCGGGAGTTCGACGTGGAGTTGCACTGCCCGACCGACGACCTGATCAACACGCCCCGCGAGGTGGTGCAGGGGCGGTTCTACGACGAGCTACACGACCTGATCGGCGAGCACACGAACACGCTCGTGTTCACGAACACGCGGTCGGGGGCCGAGCGCGTCCTCCAGAACCTGCGGGAGCGGTACGACGCCTACGACGAGGACAACTCCGGCTGCCACCACGGCAGCCTCTCGAAGGAGGCCCGGCAGGGTGTCGAGGAGGACCTGAAGGCCGGCACGCTCGACGTGGTCACGTCCTCGACCAGCCTCGAACTCGGCATCGACATGCCCCACGTCGACCTCGTCGTGCAGGTCGGCTCGCCCAAGAGCGTCGCCGCCCTGCTCCAGCGCGTCGGGCGCGCGGGCCACCGCGTCGGCCAGACCGTCGCGGGCCGGGTGATCGCGCTCGACCGCGACGAACTCGTGGAGTGTGCGGTGATGCTGAAGAAGGCCGAGGAGGGGTTCGTCGACAGCGTCTCGATCCCCGAGAACGCACACGACGTGGCCGCACAGCACGTCTACGGGATGGCGATCGCGGAGATCCGCCCCGAGGCGGAGGTGCGCGGCGTCCTCCGCCGGGCGTACCCGTACAGGGACTACGGCGTCGACGACTGGGAGCGGCTGCTGCGCTACCTCACCGCCGACTACGACGGGCTGGAGGAGCAGAACGTGTACGCGAAGGTGTGGCGCGACGCCAACGACCCGCCGGGCGGCGAGTACCACTACGACGAGTTCGACGTCGGCGAGCCGCTGATGGGCAAGCGCGGGCGGCTGGCGCGGGTGATCTACATGACCAACATCGGCACGATCCCCGACTCCTTCACCTGCGACGTGTTCACCCGCGCCGACAACGAGTGGGTGGGCAACCTCGACGAGAACTACCTCGACACGCTGGAGCAGGGGGACGTGTTCGTGCTCGGCGGGCAGAACTTCGAGTTCCGCTACCGCCGCGGCTCGAAGGTGTACGTCGACCGGACGAGCGCCCGCCCGACGGTGCCCTCGTGGTTCTCCGAGCGCCTGCCGCTGTCCTACGACCTGGGCCGGGAGATACTGGCGTTCCAGGGCGAACTGGTCGACAGGCTCGAATCGGGCGGCCCGCCCGCCGTGCGCCGCTGGCTCCGGGATTTCCCGCTGGACGACGACAGCGTGCGGGCGGTCGCGCGCATGTTCGACCAGCAGGTGCGCTACGCCGGAGCCGAGAGCGTCAGCACCGACGGGCGGATCGCGGTCGAGGTCGAGAAGGACCGCGACGAGTACGAGCGCCGGTACTACGTCCACTCGGGCTACGGCCGGCGGTTCAACGACGGCCTCTCGCGCCTGCTGGCGTACCGCTGCGCGCAGGCGGCCAACGCCAACGTCTCCGTCGCCGTCGCCGACCACGGGTTCTCGCTGTCGATGCCGCTGAACCGGAAAGTCGACGTGGCGGGGATCCTGCGGGACCTCTCGCCCGACGAGGTGCGCCCGCTGTTGCGCGAGAGCGTCGACGGCACCGAACTGCTCCAGCGCTACTTCCGGATCAACGCGACGCGCTCGCTGATGATCTTGAAGCGGTACAAGGGGTACGAGAAGTCCGCGAAGGAACAGCAGGTGTCCAGCGAGATGCTGCTGGGCTTCGCGGAGGACCTGGAGGAGTTCGCCGTGATCGAGGAGACGTACCGCGAGATACTGGAGGACAAGCTGAACGTGGCGGCCATCGAGGCCGTCGTCGGCGCGGTCGGGGCGGGCGAGGTGGCGGTGACGAGCCGGACGGTCGACTCGCCGACGCCGCGGGCGTTCGGCCTCGCGACGCTGACGGCCAGCGACGTGGTGCTGGCCGAGGACGAGAGCGCCGCCTTGCGCGCGTTCCACGACCGCGTCGTCGAGGCCATCGGCGACGACGCCGGGGCGAGCGCGGTCGCGGGCGAGGAGTGA
- a CDS encoding MBL fold metallo-hydrolase — MNVTFLGTGSAMPTGERAQTGLLLESDGRTLLVDCGSGVLHRLARTEVGYEGVSSVLVTHHHLDHVSDLLSLLKARWLAGEEHLEVVGPTGTKSLVDDLLSVHDYLEGRVDLQVREVGPHAFEVAGFGVEGYETRHSMPTLAYRFGDEFVFGADTEAFEGLANFADGAAVLAHDCSFPDDVDVSNHPTPSQLGETLASSGADVGRVYLTHFYPHTKGREEEMVASVREAYDGDVRVASDLTTVRID, encoded by the coding sequence ATGAACGTCACCTTTCTCGGGACCGGGAGCGCGATGCCCACCGGCGAGCGCGCCCAGACCGGCCTCCTGCTGGAGAGCGACGGGCGGACGCTGCTGGTCGACTGCGGGAGCGGCGTCCTCCACCGCCTCGCCCGGACCGAGGTCGGGTACGAGGGCGTCTCGTCGGTGCTGGTCACCCACCACCACCTCGACCACGTCTCGGACCTGCTCTCGCTGCTGAAGGCGCGCTGGCTGGCGGGCGAGGAGCACCTCGAAGTGGTCGGCCCGACGGGCACCAAGTCGCTGGTCGACGACCTGCTGTCGGTCCACGACTACCTGGAGGGACGGGTCGACCTGCAGGTCCGCGAGGTCGGCCCGCACGCCTTCGAGGTGGCTGGGTTCGGCGTCGAGGGGTACGAGACGCGCCACTCCATGCCGACGCTGGCCTACCGCTTCGGCGACGAGTTCGTCTTCGGCGCGGACACGGAGGCGTTCGAGGGCCTCGCCAACTTCGCCGACGGCGCGGCGGTGCTCGCCCACGACTGCTCGTTCCCCGACGACGTGGACGTGTCGAACCACCCGACGCCCTCGCAACTGGGCGAGACGCTCGCGTCGTCGGGGGCCGACGTCGGCCGGGTGTACCTCACGCATTTCTACCCCCACACGAAGGGGCGCGAGGAGGAGATGGTCGCCTCCGTCCGCGAGGCCTACGACGGCGACGTCCGCGTCGCGTCGGACCTGACGACGGTCCGGATCGACTGA